A stretch of the Corynebacterium maris DSM 45190 genome encodes the following:
- the rpmA gene encoding 50S ribosomal protein L27, with protein MATKKGASSSSNGRDSEAKRLGVKRFGGQQVKAGGIIVRQRGTKFHPGENVGRGGDDTLYALADGAVQFAIKRNRRVVNIVPAEVPAEAEAATV; from the coding sequence ATGGCAACTAAGAAGGGCGCATCCAGCTCCAGCAACGGCCGTGACTCCGAGGCCAAGCGCCTTGGCGTGAAGCGTTTCGGCGGCCAGCAGGTCAAGGCCGGCGGAATCATCGTCCGTCAGCGCGGCACCAAGTTCCACCCGGGTGAGAACGTCGGCCGTGGCGGCGACGACACCCTGTACGCTCTCGCAGATGGCGCCGTGCAGTTCGCGATCAAGCGCAACCGTCGCGTGGTCAACATCGTCCCGGCCGAGGTTCCGGCCGAGGCTGAGGCAGCCACCGTTTAA
- the rplU gene encoding 50S ribosomal protein L21, producing the protein MYAIVKTGGKQYKVAEGDLVKVEKIEGEPGSSVALTPVLLVDGADIKSKSDELSNVQVDAEIVEHARGKKIDIMKYKNKTGYKRRLGHRQPVTVLKINGIK; encoded by the coding sequence ATGTACGCGATCGTCAAGACCGGCGGCAAGCAGTACAAGGTTGCCGAAGGTGACCTCGTCAAGGTCGAGAAGATCGAGGGTGAGCCGGGATCGTCCGTGGCTCTCACCCCCGTTCTGCTCGTCGACGGTGCCGATATCAAGTCGAAGTCCGATGAACTTTCCAACGTGCAGGTCGACGCCGAAATCGTCGAACACGCACGTGGCAAGAAGATCGACATCATGAAGTACAAGAACAAGACCGGCTACAAGCGTCGCCTGGGACACCGTCAGCCCGTGACGGTTCTCAAGATCAACGGCATCAAGTAG
- a CDS encoding translation initiation factor IF-2 N-terminal domain-containing protein → MKKTAKKTAAPAQPTTSPAESATSLDRAALAEKTRVHALAKQLGMTSKELIVALDAVGLVKVAQSALSREEAGRVLDHLAGVDPTPPAAEPEQAPAAQEDTAEPAEQAEPEQKIRTRVRKNVENEIHQIEAKVDADLADAVEDAHSDEPLEDVTPEITPAPEDKPAAAAYAPLFVAPAADTPTRSKDRDDQDEDDATPAKRSPASSRRRARRSTRAAAPAETTAQTEPTEPAAPADQVDETRQEEEADLPTEPVALKGSTRLESQRRRRNEMREAGRKQKRVVSQAEFLARRESVERTMVVRERHRVEDPEHPGLVTQVGVLEDDLLVEHFVTSDAQASIIGNIYLGRVQNVLPSMEAAFIDIGTGRNGVLYASEVDWKAAGLGGRSRRIEQALKSGDQVLVQVSKDPMGHKGARLTTQISLAGRYLVYVPGGRSAGISRKLPAPERKRLKDILGRVIPGQGGAIIRTAAENVPEEAIGADVDRLHALWEDVQRRAEKEKASKGAQPVTLYEEPDMLIKVVRDLFNEDFTHLVVDGKRSWNTVSAYVKSVAPDLVDRLVRYDRRDHDDQDAFAHYRIDEQLEKALHRKVWLPSGGSLVIDRTEAMTVVDVNTGKFTGSGGNLEETVTRNNLEAAEEIVRQMRLRDLGGMIVVDFIDMVLPENQDLVLRRLKEALGRDRTRHQVSEVTSLGLVQMTRKRLGTGLLETFSTDCEHCGGRGLILHEDPVEHHEHDHGGRHNRGKGSRSQSKREERKEQTKKTAPKREERETGKHAGTDAETFEQIAAAVVSGGEQAEDTEREERSGKSSSRRRGGRGRGRGRGRSGDDRQRQDHDAQTPQEDTLSEVDAIVSAAIDAATQADPEEPSDADYVAETSGTGEKTFQQAVAEFEASPRRRRRTRGNSRSDHRPKRQDFQDTPREDTRRSEQKQEQRQEPAPEKQVAQKQAPQKAAVQASPGRRGRRRAVRKSVVPQQQEQPTKQKETGGAERPAQAPAAAKQSGGGRGRRRATRRRSSGSGRQ, encoded by the coding sequence GTGAAGAAGACGGCGAAGAAAACCGCCGCGCCCGCCCAGCCCACCACCTCCCCGGCCGAGTCGGCGACTAGCCTCGACCGCGCCGCCCTCGCCGAGAAGACCCGGGTGCACGCCCTGGCCAAGCAGCTGGGCATGACCTCCAAGGAGCTCATCGTCGCCCTCGACGCCGTGGGCTTGGTCAAGGTCGCGCAGTCGGCGCTCTCCCGCGAGGAGGCCGGCCGCGTCCTCGATCACCTGGCGGGCGTCGACCCCACCCCGCCCGCCGCGGAACCGGAGCAGGCCCCGGCCGCTCAGGAAGACACCGCCGAACCCGCGGAGCAAGCGGAGCCGGAACAAAAAATCCGCACCCGCGTGCGCAAGAACGTCGAAAACGAAATCCACCAGATCGAAGCCAAGGTCGACGCCGACCTCGCCGACGCCGTCGAGGACGCCCACAGCGACGAACCCCTCGAAGACGTCACCCCCGAGATCACCCCGGCGCCGGAAGACAAGCCCGCCGCCGCGGCCTACGCCCCGCTCTTCGTGGCCCCGGCGGCAGACACGCCCACCCGCTCCAAGGACCGCGACGACCAAGACGAAGACGACGCGACCCCGGCGAAGCGTTCGCCGGCGAGCTCACGCCGCCGCGCCCGCCGCAGCACCCGGGCCGCCGCCCCGGCGGAGACGACCGCACAAACCGAGCCCACTGAGCCCGCCGCGCCCGCCGACCAGGTCGACGAGACCCGGCAAGAGGAAGAAGCGGACCTGCCGACCGAACCCGTCGCACTGAAGGGCTCGACCCGTCTGGAGTCGCAGCGACGCCGCCGCAACGAAATGCGCGAGGCCGGCCGCAAGCAGAAGCGCGTCGTCTCCCAGGCGGAATTCCTCGCGCGCCGGGAATCCGTCGAGCGCACCATGGTCGTGCGCGAACGTCACCGGGTGGAGGACCCGGAGCACCCGGGCCTGGTTACCCAGGTCGGGGTGCTGGAGGACGACCTGCTCGTCGAGCACTTCGTCACCTCGGACGCGCAGGCGTCGATCATCGGCAACATCTACCTCGGCCGGGTGCAGAACGTGCTGCCGAGCATGGAGGCCGCGTTCATCGACATCGGCACCGGCCGCAACGGCGTGCTCTACGCCAGCGAAGTGGACTGGAAAGCCGCGGGCCTGGGCGGTCGCAGCCGTCGCATCGAGCAGGCGCTGAAGTCCGGCGACCAGGTGCTGGTGCAGGTGTCCAAGGACCCGATGGGGCACAAGGGCGCCCGCCTGACCACCCAGATCTCTTTGGCCGGCCGCTACCTCGTCTACGTGCCGGGCGGAAGGTCCGCGGGCATCTCCCGCAAGCTGCCCGCCCCCGAGCGCAAGCGCCTCAAGGACATCTTGGGCCGCGTCATCCCGGGGCAGGGCGGGGCGATCATCCGCACCGCCGCGGAGAACGTGCCCGAGGAGGCCATCGGCGCCGACGTCGACCGCCTGCACGCGCTGTGGGAGGACGTACAGCGTCGCGCGGAGAAGGAGAAGGCGTCCAAGGGCGCCCAGCCGGTCACCCTGTACGAGGAGCCGGACATGTTGATCAAGGTCGTGCGCGATCTGTTCAACGAAGACTTCACCCACTTGGTCGTCGACGGCAAGCGTTCCTGGAACACGGTGTCGGCCTACGTGAAGTCGGTGGCCCCGGACCTGGTGGACCGCCTCGTGCGCTATGACCGTCGCGACCACGACGACCAGGACGCCTTCGCCCACTACCGGATCGACGAGCAGCTGGAAAAGGCCCTGCACCGCAAGGTGTGGCTGCCGTCCGGCGGCTCGCTGGTCATCGACCGCACCGAGGCGATGACCGTCGTCGACGTCAACACCGGCAAGTTCACCGGCTCGGGCGGCAACCTCGAAGAGACCGTCACCCGCAACAACCTCGAGGCGGCCGAGGAGATCGTCCGCCAGATGCGGTTGCGCGATCTGGGCGGCATGATCGTCGTCGACTTCATCGACATGGTCCTGCCGGAAAACCAGGACCTCGTCCTGCGCCGCCTCAAGGAGGCGCTCGGCCGCGACCGCACCCGCCACCAGGTCTCCGAGGTCACTTCCCTCGGGCTGGTGCAGATGACGCGTAAGCGCCTGGGCACCGGACTGCTGGAAACCTTCTCCACCGACTGCGAGCACTGCGGCGGACGAGGACTGATCCTGCACGAGGACCCGGTCGAGCACCACGAGCACGACCACGGGGGACGTCACAACCGGGGCAAGGGCTCTCGTTCGCAGTCCAAGCGCGAAGAGCGGAAAGAGCAGACGAAAAAGACCGCACCCAAGCGCGAGGAACGGGAAACCGGCAAACACGCGGGCACAGACGCGGAAACCTTCGAGCAGATCGCCGCAGCCGTGGTCTCCGGTGGCGAGCAGGCGGAAGACACCGAGCGGGAAGAACGCTCCGGCAAGTCCTCCTCGCGTCGCCGTGGCGGACGCGGCCGCGGTCGCGGCCGGGGTCGTTCCGGCGATGACCGCCAACGGCAGGACCACGACGCGCAAACGCCGCAGGAGGACACGCTGAGCGAGGTCGACGCCATCGTCTCTGCTGCGATCGACGCCGCGACCCAAGCTGATCCCGAAGAACCGTCGGACGCCGATTACGTCGCCGAGACCAGCGGAACGGGAGAGAAGACGTTCCAGCAGGCGGTCGCCGAGTTTGAGGCCTCCCCGCGCCGGCGTCGCCGCACCCGCGGCAACTCGCGCTCCGATCACCGCCCCAAGCGGCAAGACTTTCAGGACACGCCCCGCGAGGACACCCGCCGATCGGAGCAGAAGCAGGAACAGCGGCAGGAGCCGGCGCCGGAAAAGCAGGTCGCGCAGAAGCAGGCCCCGCAGAAGGCCGCGGTCCAGGCCTCGCCGGGCCGGCGGGGCCGCCGACGCGCGGTGCGCAAGAGCGTCGTGCCGCAGCAGCAGGAGCAGCCGACGAAGCAGAAGGAGACGGGCGGGGCCGAGCGTCCCGCTCAGGCCCCGGCCGCTGCGAAGCAATCGGGCGGCGGGCGCGGACGCCGACGCGCGACCCGCAGGCGCTCGTCGGGTTCAGGGCGCCAGTAG